The DNA region GTTGATTATGTCATCAAAGACGAACATCTTTCTCCGGATTTCTTCCGCCAGTTCTGGATCTTCAATTTCTAAATTCTCAAAAATCGTCTTTTCAGTTCCTCGATCAACTTTGTTAATTATATCAACAATAACATCAATTCCTCCAGCCCTCGTATAGTCCTGATTTGACAATGAAGAAAGTTTTTGCTCTAAAATCCCCTCTACTTCCCTAATAACCTCCGGTGATGTTCGATCCATCTGAGCAATTCTCCTAACAATATCACTTTGTTTTTCAGGAGATAAACCAGATAAAACAATGGCTCCTTGTTCCGGTTGCAAAAAGGAAAGGACTAATGCTATAGTCTGGGGATGTTCATTAGCTAAATAATTTAATAATTGTTGAGGATCTGCTTTCCTGACAAAATCAAAGGGCTTAACCTGTAAAGTAGCAGTTAATCTACTGATAATATCTAAAGCTTTTTGATTGCCTAAAGCCCGTTCTAAAACTTCCTTTGCATACTGGATACCACCTTGGGTAATAATTTCTTGAGCCATACATAATTCTTGAAACTCTTGTAAAATGGCATCCCTTTCTTCGTTGGTAATCTTACGGGCATTGGCAATTTCAAGGGTAAGTTGCTCGATTTCTTCATCGGTTAAATGTTTAAATATCTCTGCAGAAACTTCAGGTCCTAAACTAATTAACAAAACTGCAGCTTTCTTTTTCCCTGAAATTCCTTGTTGCCTTAACATCCTTTCACCCCTATTCCTCCGCTAGCCAAGTTCTTAAAACCTTTGAAAATCCTTCTGGATTCTTTTTCGCTAGTCTCTTTAATGATTCTGTTTTATCTTTTGGATTAATTTCTATTTCTTCTTCACTTACATCTGTAGTTGCTGCAATAGGAGGTATTTCATAATCATTCTTTTTGTTTCGGAATAACAATAGTCCTAATACAACTACTGCCCCTAAGATAGTACCTAAAATCAATGCCACATCTTTAGTTAACCAAGGCATTTTAATAGTAATTGGAGGTTGATCCACTCCTACATCTGAAGAAGTAAATTCTTTACCTATTACACTTATTTGATCCATTCTGTTTACTGTATCAAGGCCTGCAGCAACAGCAATAAAATCACTTATGATTTCCTTTTCTTCATCTTCTAATTCTTTATTAAGCATTACTGCCACTGATAGCCGTTTCACTGCACCGGGAGCTACCACTAAATGTTCCTTGACTTGATTTATTTCGTAATTTATAATTTCTTGTCTACGTTCAGCCTCGCTACTACCGTCATTGATCCCAGGGTAATAGGGAATTTCTCCATCACCTGGGGTATATTCACCATAATTACGGTAGTATTCCTCTAATACCTCCATACTTCTTATAATTCTTTCTCCATTAGTCAGTGGATCAAATAATTGGGTTTCCTTTACCAATCTATCGAAATTCAATTCAGCATTTACTTTAACGGCAACTTCACCATAGTATAATTTCAACAAAGAAGTTAAACTATTTTCCAAATTCTTTTCAAATTCTTCTTTAATTTGCATATTTTTTCTAATATTTTCATTAATGTCAGTATAATCATTTGAATAATCACCATCTAATGGCCGCATATTTTGATCTGTTAGGAAAACGTTATCATAAGTTAAGCCTTCAACACTATGGGCAACTAAATGTTTAATTCCACTTATTTGACCTGGACTTAATCTTACCCCCGGTTTAAGAAATAGGGTTACAGCAGCTTTAGCTGGTTCCCGTTCCCGTATGTATATAGAATCTTTAGGGAGAGTAATCAAGACTTGAGCCCTAGTAACTTCTTCAAATAACTCAATGGTTCTGCGGATTTCTCCCTGTAAAGCTTGCAAGTATAGCATCTGTCTTTCAGATTCCGGTGCAAAACGGCTAATATTTTCTAGTAATTCATAACCAATTACTCCAGAATTCCTTGGCAGTTGTAGACTGGCCATTTGTATACGAACATCATCTGCTAAGTCTTTAGGAACTTGAATTCCTGTACCGCCATCTATAACTTTATATTTTATGTTTCTTTCCCTCAGCTTCATTGTTATTTCAGCTACATCTTGACTACTTAAATTGGTAAAAACTGTTTCTAAATCAGAAGTAAACAACAGTAGGGAAGACATGGTCAATGTGGTAATAGTAAAAAATATAATTGCTATAATTTTTGTTTTATCTTTAGCTGATTTTGCAGTCCAAAATTCCCTTAACTGCTCAGCTATATTCCCATTTACTAGATTCATTCCTTCACCCCTTATTTAAAATAAACTGGGTAACCTAATTACACTTGCATACGCATTATCTCATTATATGCATCTACAGCTTTATTCCGCACCTGTACCGTTAACTGTAGTGCAATATTTGCTTTTTCCGTAGCTATCATAACATCGTGTAAATCGACATTTTCCCCAGCCGCTAATTTTTTAGTTAAAGTATCTGCTTCCTTTTCTAATCTATTAACTTCCATTAAAGCATTTCGTAGATAATAGCCAAATCCTTTATTATTGTTAGCAGTCCCTTGCTTTTGGGACAAATTTAAATTAGCACCAATTCTTTCAATCATTATTATAAATCACCTGCCTATCTACCTATTTCTAAAGCTTTTAAAGCCATAGATTTAGTATTATTTAATGCCGTTATATTAGCTTCATAAGCCCTACTTGCGGAAATCATATTTACCATCTCTTGGACAATTTCTACATTGGGCATTTTTACAATCCCGTTTTCATCGGCATCTGGATGAGAGGGATTGTATACTTCTATAAAAGGAGAAGGATCTTCTACAATTTTTACTGCTTTAACTCCCCTTTGTTGGTTAACCCTTACTAAACTGCTTCTAAAAAAGCTATCAAAGGTATTTTCTCCCCTTGCCGCTAATACTACCTCTTTCCTTCTATAAGGCCCACCATTGGGAGTTCGGGTAGTATTGATGTTAGCAATATTTTCTGAGATAATATCTAATCTTAACCTTTGAGCTGTTAACCCTGAAGCACTTATATTCATAGTATTAAAAAGAGACATTTTTACTACCTCCTTCCTTCACTAATAACAGTTTGAAGGGTATTAAATTTTTTAATCAACTGTTGTACCATAGCAGAATGATAAATGGTGTTTTTGGCCATTTCTGCACCTTCAAGTTCAATGTCTACGTTATTTCCATCTAATCTCATTGTGGTACTATTATCTCTATATATTTTAGGATAAATATCATTAAGGGATTTTCTCCCAATAGGGATATGTCTCGGATTTGTCAAGTTACCTCTAATCCCTTTATTTGATAAACTTTGCCTAAGTAATGATTTAAACTCAACATCACTTCTTTTAAAACCAGGAGTATCTATATTTGCAAGATTATTAGATAAAACCTGATGTCTAACAGTTGAACCCTCTATAGATTTTTCTAGAACTTTAAAAATCGGACTAGAAAATAACCCATTCATTTTTTCACCCCTTTTTAACTAACTATTTGTGTATTAAAACAAATCCTTATTAAAAATTCGAGTTTTTTCGCCAAAATCCTTTTTTTTATTTAAAATAAATATTAATACTTTAGTCTTAAAAAGTAATGAATAATAAAAAGAACAAAGTCTTCCTCTTAAGAAAGGAAGACTTTGCTTAATTTTTAACTATTTCTTAATTTCCTTAATTCTTCTAAAAGCTTTTCATTCTTAATTTTTATATAAGTACCTTTCATACCTAATGAGCGGGACTCAATAACTCCAGCACTTTCAAATTTCCTTAGGGCATTTACTATAACTGATCTAGTAATTCCCACTCTATCTGCTACTTTACTTGCAACTAATAAACCTTCGTTACCATTTAATTCTTCAAAAATATGTTCAATAGCTTCTAATTCAGAATATGATAATGTAGCTATGGCTAATTGTACTATAGCTTTATTTCTTGCTTCTTCCTCAACTTCACTGGCTTTTGCTCTAATAATTTCCATTCCTACTACTGTTGCACCATACTCAGCTAATAGTAGGTCTTCATCGGTAAATTCCTCTGTAAATCTCGCTAATACAAGGGTACCTAACCGCTCTCCATTGCCTATAATAGGGACAATAGTTGTAATATTATCCTCAAACAAGCATTTTTCTTCTCCATCAAAAACACATACATTTTTAGATTTTAAATTTGGAGAAGTTTCAGTAACTCTAAGAAGTTGTTCATTATATTCTTCTGGGAATTTTCCTGTAGGTAAAACATCGTTTTTCATAACTTCACATTCAAATTCTTTAACTATAGCAGAGCCTAAAATTTTACCCTTTCTACTAGCCACATAAACATTAGCAGAAATAATATCCCTTAAAACTTCAGCCATTTCATTAAAATCTACTGCTTGAGCAGTACTCCTTTGTAACAACCTGTTAATTTTTCTAGTCTTTTTTAGTAATTCTTGCAT from Anaerobranca gottschalkii DSM 13577 includes:
- the fliF gene encoding flagellar basal-body MS-ring/collar protein FliF; this encodes MNLVNGNIAEQLREFWTAKSAKDKTKIIAIIFFTITTLTMSSLLLFTSDLETVFTNLSSQDVAEITMKLRERNIKYKVIDGGTGIQVPKDLADDVRIQMASLQLPRNSGVIGYELLENISRFAPESERQMLYLQALQGEIRRTIELFEEVTRAQVLITLPKDSIYIREREPAKAAVTLFLKPGVRLSPGQISGIKHLVAHSVEGLTYDNVFLTDQNMRPLDGDYSNDYTDINENIRKNMQIKEEFEKNLENSLTSLLKLYYGEVAVKVNAELNFDRLVKETQLFDPLTNGERIIRSMEVLEEYYRNYGEYTPGDGEIPYYPGINDGSSEAERRQEIINYEINQVKEHLVVAPGAVKRLSVAVMLNKELEDEEKEIISDFIAVAAGLDTVNRMDQISVIGKEFTSSDVGVDQPPITIKMPWLTKDVALILGTILGAVVVLGLLLFRNKKNDYEIPPIAATTDVSEEEIEINPKDKTESLKRLAKKNPEGFSKVLRTWLAEE
- the flgB gene encoding flagellar basal body rod protein FlgB; translated protein: MNGLFSSPIFKVLEKSIEGSTVRHQVLSNNLANIDTPGFKRSDVEFKSLLRQSLSNKGIRGNLTNPRHIPIGRKSLNDIYPKIYRDNSTTMRLDGNNVDIELEGAEMAKNTIYHSAMVQQLIKKFNTLQTVISEGRR
- the fliG gene encoding flagellar motor switch protein FliG; translation: MLRQQGISGKKKAAVLLISLGPEVSAEIFKHLTDEEIEQLTLEIANARKITNEERDAILQEFQELCMAQEIITQGGIQYAKEVLERALGNQKALDIISRLTATLQVKPFDFVRKADPQQLLNYLANEHPQTIALVLSFLQPEQGAIVLSGLSPEKQSDIVRRIAQMDRTSPEVIREVEGILEQKLSSLSNQDYTRAGGIDVIVDIINKVDRGTEKTIFENLEIEDPELAEEIRRKMFVFDDIINLDDRAIQRVIREVNNQELALSLKIAPEQVSNKIFKNMSKRQAELIKEEMEYMGPVRLRDIEEAQQKIVNLIRKLEDTGEIIIARGGGGDEIIV
- the codY gene encoding GTP-sensing pleiotropic transcriptional regulator CodY, which produces MQELLKKTRKINRLLQRSTAQAVDFNEMAEVLRDIISANVYVASRKGKILGSAIVKEFECEVMKNDVLPTGKFPEEYNEQLLRVTETSPNLKSKNVCVFDGEEKCLFEDNITTIVPIIGNGERLGTLVLARFTEEFTDEDLLLAEYGATVVGMEIIRAKASEVEEEARNKAIVQLAIATLSYSELEAIEHIFEELNGNEGLLVASKVADRVGITRSVIVNALRKFESAGVIESRSLGMKGTYIKIKNEKLLEELRKLRNS
- the fliE gene encoding flagellar hook-basal body complex protein FliE: MIERIGANLNLSQKQGTANNNKGFGYYLRNALMEVNRLEKEADTLTKKLAAGENVDLHDVMIATEKANIALQLTVQVRNKAVDAYNEIMRMQV
- the flgC gene encoding flagellar basal body rod protein FlgC, with amino-acid sequence MSLFNTMNISASGLTAQRLRLDIISENIANINTTRTPNGGPYRRKEVVLAARGENTFDSFFRSSLVRVNQQRGVKAVKIVEDPSPFIEVYNPSHPDADENGIVKMPNVEIVQEMVNMISASRAYEANITALNNTKSMALKALEIGR